TTCATTTGTATATAACGCAAACTAATATCAAATTATATTCTGGGTTTCATTGTATCTTGGAAACGTATTTActgactcaatacacaccaatCAGGTAGGGGCAAATAatgttttaaggaaaacgacattTTAATGTGTCTTGAAGCATTTTCAGTACTGTATCATTCTCTACTTCTATTCCAACATTTAATTGCAAACCAAACACTGCTTATTTTGatacaagtatttttttttttcagttttttaaaatacttattttttaagacGTTTCAAACAAGGGCTGCTGCACTATTATCACATGAGAAAAACATTTGCATACTATCATACAATGTTACCTATTTGACAAATGAATCATGCCCCAGTTCAATGCTTTGCCTGGATTTCAAGGGACCAATGAATTGACACACCAAATCAAATCATAGTGATTTCATTTGGTCtgaattttaaaatcatgatttaatCAGACTTGAGCTTAAGAAACATCTCAAACCAGAAGCCTTAATTCAGCTCATTGAACCAATACAATATGATTAGAAACGGGAGCAAAAAGAGAATGGAACAATGAGAGTCGCCTACACTACAAAACTGAAATTGATTAAGATATCGAACTCCATTTTGTGATTTGAGCAGGATTTTATTAATATTAAGCAAAAGAGGACTAATCGGCATTCCCTATGACCTCTATAATTTAAACTTTAGCAAGCATTTCACGACTAGCAGCAGTTCTCCAAGGAAATTCTCATGAAAATAAGGACCGATTCCTATTACGTTCCAATCGAGCTTCCCTCTGTGgaataaaaagaaattaaaaagaaaagaaaacaccACACTGATACAATTGATTAGAGTTTTCTACTAATTCAATAGAAATATAAAATGCATTCAAGAAGTTAATATCCTACATTAGTTTGTTTGCTTATTTGGTGCTATTCTGATACTTCTTCAAGAAAAACtaacacaatttaaaaaaaaaatatagtacaTATTACAATATTGCAGTTTCAAAAAAGAGCCCTAATTCaactattttatttaatattatttctaaATAGCAGAgaattaaaaagaataaaatgcATGCATAAGTGTCTTAGAGCTTTCATAGAACACTTGTGCAACTTGGGGATCGAAAATCTACTCCTTAAAATCATTAGAACATCTAAAAACCACCAAAAAAACACCTAGGGGGAATGGGAACACCAAGTCGTAAGGCATACCATAATAGCAAAAAAACGATAGTAATCAGCCACTCAAACATATAGTCCCACACCCAGAAAAGCAGCATGGCAATCAGATTATATCCCACCCAATACCAGCATCCTGGTTCAACTTTTTGTCATCCAGATTTATCATACAGATTCATCACACTTCAATGTAACAAAATAAATACATGAACCACAAATAAGAGGGATGAGCAAAAGGATTAAATACCTCTTTTTTCTTGCATTCTTTGTAAGTGTCGAAGTGTTCTTGACATTTACTCTTGTCTTCTCTGAACACTTCTAGGCCTGCCAAGTGTACCTTAGAATTATTACTTGACCAAGGAGATAATGGAAAGAAATTTTTAGGAAGAGGTAACTAAAAGCAAACCTTCAAAAGCAAGGCAAGTAGCAGATTCTAGATACTCCAAATTGCACAATGAATTAGGTAAAACAAAATAATcgaaagaaaaataaattgtagGAGTATTGTTTGATTATATCTATGGTCATAAAATTTTCTACTATTCTGACGTTGTCCAAGTGATGTCGTTCCTCTGTATTGGTATTTTGGTATGATATTTGCCACATCAAACTCGTGTGTGCATTGACTAAAATCAACCAAATTGTGGTGACAGATTTGCAATGTATATTTGTGAAAGAGGGTTCTTGAAATGACCAATGTGGGTGTGGGGGAAATTGTTTCAATAGGCTAACAGAAAAGAGACATGCaagatttaaatttcaatatcaaCAAAATTTCCAGGCTTCAAAAGCACAAAAATATTGATGTTgacttcatattttttatttcaattttctttctaaaaattatggACATTTGTCGTAAAGTATGAAACGTTTTTAAGAAGCATTAGAAATTGTCACCAGAAGAGGAAATCAAGCAACCTGGAAGCCTCTTACACACAACCGACCACCTAAGACATCAAGAATGTGGGGAATTGAATGAACTCACCATTGGTGGCAAGACTCCAAACACTTTGCTACCTACATGACAAAACTGATGCAAATGTCCACTTTTCCTAAGGCAAGGTGCTCATTGTCCTCTAAGACCACCGAAATACTTTGCATCATTCTGGTACAGCTCATGAGTACGTACTTTAATCACT
This region of Malania oleifera isolate guangnan ecotype guangnan chromosome 10, ASM2987363v1, whole genome shotgun sequence genomic DNA includes:
- the LOC131165711 gene encoding cytochrome c oxidase-assembly factor COX23, mitochondrial isoform X2, with protein sequence MTSETSSSSYPSAARLADSMCYPQYTASLKCLEVFREDKSKCQEHFDTYKECKKKEREARLERNRNRSLFS
- the LOC131165711 gene encoding uncharacterized protein LOC131165711 isoform X1, with the protein product MTSETSSSSYPSAARLADSMCYPQYTASLKCLEVFREDKSKCQEHFDTYKECKKKEVFNPFAHPSYLWFMYLFCYIEV